In Mercenaria mercenaria strain notata chromosome 13, MADL_Memer_1, whole genome shotgun sequence, a single window of DNA contains:
- the LOC123543061 gene encoding uncharacterized protein LOC123543061, producing the protein MNTKLATALVHSGTGVTQLNSILGCLNIPNVTHSLAGRRLKESGKAIEEVALESLQEALEEEKDSDGEVEVSVDGGWQKRGCGRAYDSLSGHCTMIGCKTGKVVGYAVRSKGCRICEASEVKGQCPG; encoded by the exons ATGAATACTAAACTCGCaacag ctctagTGCACTCAGGTACCGGAGTGACTCAGCTCAACAGTATATTGGGATGTTTGAATATTCCAAATGTTACTCATTCACTTGCAGGTCGCAG ATTGAAAGAGTCCGGGAAGGCCATAGAGGAAGTTGCATTGGAGTCACTACAGGAAGCTTTAGAAGAAGAGAAAGACAGTGATGG agAAGTTGAAGTAAGTGTTGATGGTGGCTGGCAGAAAAGAGGTTGTGGAAGAGCATATGACAGTTTATCAG GGCATTGCACAATGATCGGATGCAAAACTGGGAAGGTTGTTGGTTATGCTGTGCGTTCTAAAGGCTGCAGGATTTGTGAAGCCAGTGAAGTGAAAGGACAGTGTCCAG GTTAA